From Methanomicrobiales archaeon HGW-Methanomicrobiales-1, a single genomic window includes:
- a CDS encoding dynein regulation protein LC7 — MNLPAGTDGGTITNPQEEGLIPYLMAFRGAIEIETSEGHGFILTENGKLKAAYFKSGENTSRGKEALSYLMADSPESGSNQTFNLRKYSDDEFNRALTIANDENLLLPVPPPKPAVRREADPDPDPAMPVLLDENSLRKIASQPGVIAVSAFFEGFPVQSMGDADFEHVAALAEDLMRAGAKIAQEMKVGDLDQLILETAENKFIIAPCGDLFLCVFTTSDAQLGLIRVVLKSIQAEIAV, encoded by the coding sequence ATGAACTTACCTGCAGGAACCGACGGTGGAACGATAACAAATCCTCAGGAAGAGGGGTTGATCCCGTACCTTATGGCATTCCGCGGGGCAATAGAGATCGAGACCAGCGAAGGTCATGGATTTATCCTTACCGAGAATGGCAAACTCAAAGCCGCATATTTTAAAAGCGGTGAGAACACCTCCCGCGGAAAGGAAGCCCTCTCGTACCTGATGGCGGATTCACCGGAATCCGGGTCGAATCAGACGTTTAACTTAAGAAAATACAGCGATGATGAGTTCAACCGGGCATTAACCATTGCAAACGACGAGAACCTGTTGCTCCCGGTCCCCCCTCCGAAACCTGCAGTACGGCGTGAAGCAGATCCTGATCCCGATCCCGCAATGCCGGTGCTTCTGGACGAGAATAGTCTCAGGAAAATAGCCAGCCAGCCCGGCGTTATTGCAGTTTCAGCATTTTTTGAAGGTTTTCCTGTCCAGTCTATGGGCGATGCCGATTTTGAGCATGTTGCCGCCCTGGCAGAAGATCTCATGCGGGCTGGTGCGAAGATCGCACAGGAAATGAAGGTCGGAGACCTGGACCAGCTGATCCTGGAGACTGCAGAAAATAAATTTATTATCGCGCCCTGTGGGGATCTCTTCCTCTGTGTTTTTACCACATCGGATGCCCAGCTCGGGCTTATCCGGGTTGTCCTTAAAAGCATCCAGGCCGAAATTGCCGTTTGA
- a CDS encoding secretion system protein E — MSGLNKDTDEILDDNNSLLKMIGGIKKKEEQPEEPPRLPDTEPAPSSAPVGKGAAEPGDFSELLKKLGMEKNKSSSASQEPPAPAAPEQPDEVPAFDFDDLLEDIPQPPETPAPSSPVLESASSRSSPEKEPVSPAEQEEEPFVEIINEDPKAALRKNPARKVTPSPSPAASKETEYDEKIISVDQITDFSGLILPKGATFRVDEINLHGRINSFESTGTSALPQEFAEIWKREFSTAGFKDLDINGEIEIAREKIRAEPKKFSFSSLFKAIISEQEAYDPKIHGPLVDLSFQPKTGIEEMEMYPVNEPFAYIRITYDHSTHEYTYNVLEPILTDAEKDLLVELKERLFDTLDINTKDITKEEARRKLRVSADDIISDFGIKLAPEQREKIHYNMYKDFLGDGLIDPIMHDKYIEDISCDGVNVSLFAFHASYESMKTTLSYSNASELDSFVTKLAQRAGKYISIAEPILDATMQDGSRIQMTLGQEVTAHGSTFTIRKFKDEPITPTDLIEWRTFSPLAIAYIWLCVENGKSAIFAGGTASGKTTALNAISLFIPPMSKIVTLEDTREVKLPHPNWIPSVTRDSFDSAGRGEINMYELLRAAMRQRPEYIIVGEVRGKECQTLFQAMSTGHITYSTTHADSVASVVHRIENPPMDVPRNMLSALDFIAIQVQARVGGKRIRRNKQIVEILDIDPRTNELITNEVFKWRSATDEHSYSGKSYLLEEIMEAKGWDETRMREELKRRQEVLEWMRIKKIRHYKDVAKILISYHRDPEAVVEKVRKDLYE, encoded by the coding sequence ATGTCTGGATTGAACAAAGATACCGACGAAATCCTGGACGATAACAACTCGCTTTTAAAGATGATCGGCGGGATTAAGAAAAAGGAGGAGCAACCGGAGGAGCCCCCCCGGCTCCCTGATACGGAGCCCGCTCCCTCATCCGCCCCTGTGGGTAAAGGCGCGGCAGAACCGGGTGATTTTTCGGAACTGCTCAAAAAACTGGGGATGGAAAAAAATAAGTCATCCTCTGCGTCTCAAGAGCCCCCGGCACCAGCAGCCCCGGAGCAACCGGATGAAGTGCCTGCTTTTGATTTTGATGACCTGCTCGAAGACATTCCGCAACCTCCGGAGACACCGGCCCCTTCCTCTCCCGTGCTGGAATCAGCATCATCCCGCTCCTCCCCTGAAAAAGAACCCGTGTCCCCTGCCGAACAGGAAGAAGAACCCTTTGTCGAGATTATTAATGAAGATCCCAAGGCGGCACTCCGGAAAAATCCTGCCCGGAAAGTGACCCCGTCACCCTCCCCGGCTGCATCAAAAGAGACCGAATATGACGAAAAGATCATTTCCGTTGACCAGATCACCGATTTCTCGGGTCTTATCCTTCCCAAAGGCGCCACGTTCCGGGTTGACGAGATCAATCTCCACGGGAGAATTAATTCATTCGAGAGTACCGGAACCAGTGCCCTGCCACAAGAGTTTGCCGAGATCTGGAAGCGGGAATTTTCTACCGCCGGCTTCAAGGATCTCGATATAAATGGGGAGATCGAGATTGCCCGGGAAAAAATCAGGGCCGAACCAAAGAAGTTCAGTTTCTCCTCCCTGTTCAAGGCAATCATATCCGAGCAGGAGGCATACGATCCCAAGATACACGGCCCCCTTGTTGACCTTTCTTTCCAGCCAAAAACCGGTATTGAAGAGATGGAGATGTACCCGGTCAATGAGCCCTTTGCCTACATCCGTATCACGTACGATCACTCAACCCACGAGTACACCTACAATGTGCTCGAACCGATCCTCACCGATGCCGAAAAAGACTTGTTAGTCGAGCTGAAAGAACGCCTCTTCGATACGCTCGATATCAATACCAAAGACATCACCAAGGAAGAAGCCCGGCGCAAACTCCGGGTATCTGCCGATGATATCATCAGCGATTTCGGGATCAAACTCGCCCCGGAGCAACGCGAGAAGATTCACTATAATATGTACAAGGATTTCCTTGGCGACGGTTTGATCGATCCCATCATGCACGACAAATATATTGAGGATATTTCGTGCGATGGCGTCAATGTTTCCCTGTTTGCATTCCATGCCAGCTACGAGTCGATGAAGACAACGCTTTCCTATTCCAATGCCAGTGAACTGGATTCGTTCGTCACCAAGCTTGCCCAGCGGGCTGGAAAGTACATATCGATTGCAGAGCCGATTCTCGATGCCACCATGCAGGATGGTTCCCGTATCCAGATGACCCTGGGACAGGAAGTTACCGCCCATGGATCAACGTTCACCATCCGTAAGTTCAAGGATGAACCCATCACCCCCACAGATCTCATTGAATGGCGCACTTTCTCGCCGCTTGCGATTGCGTATATCTGGTTGTGCGTCGAGAACGGCAAATCTGCAATATTTGCCGGGGGAACTGCATCAGGAAAGACAACGGCTCTCAATGCCATCTCCCTGTTTATTCCACCCATGTCTAAGATCGTCACCCTGGAAGATACCCGTGAAGTGAAGCTGCCCCACCCGAACTGGATCCCAAGCGTAACCCGGGATTCGTTTGATTCGGCTGGGCGGGGTGAGATCAACATGTACGAACTGTTGCGTGCTGCAATGCGACAGCGTCCTGAATATATCATCGTGGGTGAAGTTCGTGGCAAGGAATGCCAGACACTCTTCCAGGCGATGAGTACCGGCCATATCACCTATTCCACAACGCACGCGGATTCTGTTGCCAGTGTCGTGCACCGTATAGAAAACCCGCCAATGGACGTGCCGCGGAACATGCTCTCGGCACTGGACTTCATCGCAATCCAGGTGCAGGCCCGGGTCGGCGGAAAGCGTATCCGGCGGAACAAACAGATCGTTGAGATTCTCGATATCGACCCGCGAACCAATGAACTGATCACCAATGAGGTGTTCAAGTGGCGGTCAGCAACCGACGAGCACTCCTATTCCGGGAAATCCTACCTTCTTGAAGAGATTATGGAAGCAAAGGGATGGGACGAGACCCGGATGCGCGAGGAACTCAAGCGCCGCCAGGAAGTGCTTGAATGGATGAGGATCAAGAAAATACGCCACTATAAAGACGTGGCAAAGATCCTCATCTCCTATCATCGCGATCCCGAAGCGGTTGTTGAGAAAGTGAGGAAGGACCTCTATGAATAG
- a CDS encoding secretion system protein yields MNSFERFCFNLLGKRMKEKREEYAQLRNDLISARFKTSFEAYLSTAFVSSIIVGFCAAVVIGLFTWILKLPTLIKYKGAVPGPLVALSAHSLVLGTIFITVFSLLVFGGLTYVAFIMYPSLEAGNRQRNIDATLPYAINYVTSMSTAGITPAEVFRLLGDSPIYGQSAVEARYVAREIDIFGRDLIDALRLVSSTTPSKRMKEFLQGAMASISSGGNLTDYFRTKADQYALENRQTQKLFLDTLGLIAESYVTAMVAGTLFLIILQSIMSVLSGDNKPMFLYAVVYIMIPLGSIAFVVMISSMTPET; encoded by the coding sequence ATGAATAGCTTTGAGCGGTTCTGCTTCAACCTGCTCGGCAAACGGATGAAGGAGAAGCGCGAGGAGTACGCCCAGCTCAGAAACGATCTCATATCAGCCCGATTCAAGACCTCATTCGAGGCATACCTGTCCACTGCTTTTGTCAGCTCTATTATTGTCGGGTTCTGTGCAGCGGTAGTAATCGGTCTCTTTACCTGGATCTTAAAACTCCCTACTTTAATCAAGTATAAGGGAGCCGTGCCCGGCCCGCTGGTTGCCCTGTCCGCTCACAGCCTTGTCCTTGGAACGATATTCATTACGGTCTTCTCCCTTCTGGTATTCGGCGGGCTGACGTACGTGGCATTCATCATGTATCCCAGTCTTGAGGCCGGGAACCGGCAGAGGAATATCGATGCCACCTTACCCTATGCAATCAATTACGTCACCTCAATGTCCACTGCCGGGATCACTCCAGCCGAGGTTTTCCGGTTGCTGGGGGACAGTCCCATTTATGGACAGAGTGCTGTTGAGGCCCGGTATGTAGCCCGTGAGATTGATATATTTGGCCGTGATCTGATCGATGCGCTCCGGCTCGTATCATCTACCACACCCAGCAAGCGGATGAAGGAATTCTTACAGGGTGCCATGGCGAGTATCTCGAGCGGGGGTAACCTGACGGATTATTTCCGGACAAAGGCCGACCAGTATGCTCTCGAGAACCGGCAGACACAGAAACTGTTCCTGGACACTCTCGGATTGATCGCAGAATCGTATGTTACGGCAATGGTTGCCGGCACGCTGTTTTTGATTATCCTGCAGTCTATTATGTCGGTGCTTTCCGGGGATAACAAGCCGATGTTTTTGTATGCGGTAGTCTACATTATGATCCCTCTCGGGAGTATCGCGTTTGTAGTTATGATCAGTTCCATGACACCGGAGACCTGA
- a CDS encoding secretion system protein yields the protein MGIKDRINTIVHRDSDTPPAGLPQEVSADTGIGNRFKKLFHSGGSTPPAVKPEELSSVETEFQEITKKLEHERQTREGFGKFLKHPFQVLLEKPVNILIVCIPLALIVFIGGFIFSVQTYGMQVLTKATIVDDFAVLAVMIAIVPLALLDFKEQKRVVNLENALPNFFRDLAGMNDSGMTLPNAVHLVAAAEYGALTPHIRKLDNEMSWGIGFVEALYRFGKSLGTPLADRSVDLIAKASKAGGDVSEVLRAAAKDTFEVVNLQQERSNNMLIYVVIVLVSFAVFLFVIAILVTSFLSTMATAGATAVASGAKGFGGIIDIFVYKRLFSHAAMLQGFFSGLVTGVMGEGRFISGLKYSALMLLIAWITFRFFI from the coding sequence ATGGGAATCAAGGATCGCATCAACACTATCGTACACCGTGACAGTGATACACCTCCCGCAGGTCTCCCGCAGGAAGTTAGTGCGGATACGGGCATAGGGAACCGGTTTAAGAAACTTTTTCACAGCGGCGGTTCCACCCCCCCGGCCGTAAAACCTGAAGAACTGAGTTCGGTAGAGACAGAATTCCAGGAGATCACAAAGAAACTTGAGCATGAACGCCAGACGCGGGAAGGCTTTGGAAAGTTCCTCAAACACCCGTTCCAGGTACTCCTGGAAAAACCGGTTAACATTCTTATCGTCTGCATTCCGCTGGCATTGATCGTGTTCATCGGCGGGTTTATTTTTAGTGTGCAAACCTATGGCATGCAGGTGCTCACCAAAGCCACAATTGTGGATGATTTTGCCGTTTTAGCGGTGATGATTGCGATCGTCCCCCTTGCCCTGCTTGATTTTAAGGAACAGAAGCGGGTTGTCAACCTTGAAAATGCTCTCCCGAACTTTTTCCGGGACCTTGCCGGTATGAATGATTCAGGTATGACCCTGCCCAATGCAGTGCATCTTGTGGCTGCGGCGGAATACGGGGCACTCACCCCGCATATCAGAAAACTTGACAATGAAATGTCCTGGGGTATTGGTTTTGTCGAAGCACTCTACCGGTTCGGTAAAAGCCTGGGAACCCCGCTGGCCGACCGGAGTGTCGACCTGATCGCAAAAGCGAGTAAGGCCGGGGGAGATGTGAGCGAAGTGCTGCGGGCTGCGGCAAAGGATACCTTTGAAGTGGTGAATCTCCAGCAGGAACGCAGTAACAATATGCTGATCTACGTGGTTATCGTCCTTGTTTCGTTTGCCGTGTTCCTGTTCGTTATTGCGATCCTGGTCACCTCATTCCTTTCGACGATGGCAACGGCTGGTGCTACCGCTGTTGCTTCCGGGGCAAAAGGTTTCGGGGGGATTATCGATATCTTTGTGTACAAGCGGCTCTTCTCGCACGCTGCCATGCTCCAGGGATTTTTCTCAGGGCTTGTCACCGGTGTGATGGGTGAAGGGCGTTTTATCTCCGGCCTGAAATACTCCGCTCTCATGCTCCTGATTGCCTGGATTACCTTCCGGTTCTTTATCTGA
- the yciH gene encoding stress response translation initiation inhibitor YciH yields MIGGICPTCGLPNELCICEEVAKEQQRINVKVNKRRYGKEVTVVEGLDPTDIDIEELQKFLKGKLACGGTVKGSSIELQGNHRDRVKELLSLKGYKIENIS; encoded by the coding sequence ATGATTGGTGGGATTTGCCCGACGTGTGGACTACCTAATGAACTCTGCATCTGTGAAGAGGTAGCAAAAGAACAGCAAAGGATCAATGTCAAAGTGAACAAACGGCGCTATGGAAAAGAAGTGACTGTTGTTGAAGGACTTGATCCAACTGATATCGATATTGAGGAACTTCAAAAATTCCTGAAAGGAAAACTGGCCTGCGGTGGAACGGTCAAGGGAAGCTCCATCGAACTCCAGGGAAATCACCGTGACCGGGTCAAAGAGCTGCTCTCGTTAAAAGGGTACAAAATAGAAAATATTTCCTGA
- a CDS encoding cobyric acid synthase CobQ, whose amino-acid sequence MSLFVMGSASHVGKSVTVAAICRCLVRRGITVAPFKSQNMSLNSYVTPDGGEIGMAQAMQAVAAHLLPHTDMNPVLLKPKGDCVSQVVLNGRPYKDVAITDYYKETPELLKKALESYHRLKSTYGEVVIEGAGGAAELNLYDRDIANTLLAKNLRVPIILVADIERGGVFAQVYGTLTLLPEELKPLVKGIIINKFRGDPTIFEPGIKKIEELTGVPVLGVVPYFSLPLPSEDSLSIGDKKAGPNGVRIAVIRLPRISNFTDFELLECHAAVDYVAPGSSLAGYDCIIIPGTKNTIEDLSVLFQTGTDREIKNARKLGVPVIGICGGYQMLGRQLIDAGFESAAGTYEGLGLLDGITHFSSYDKTTTQVTRTACAVPPILSAMGEITGYEIHMGVTEPGRDAEALHGDGRVSEDGLVFGTYMHGLFQNPSAANALLAFLSAKKGILFEPIPLCSADPYEVLADLFEKHVDMDAIQAMLTL is encoded by the coding sequence ATGTCATTGTTTGTGATGGGATCTGCATCCCATGTGGGAAAGAGCGTAACGGTTGCAGCCATCTGCCGCTGTCTCGTGCGGCGGGGGATCACCGTAGCCCCTTTCAAATCGCAGAACATGAGCCTGAACTCGTACGTGACTCCTGATGGCGGGGAGATTGGTATGGCACAGGCGATGCAGGCAGTTGCGGCGCATCTGTTACCCCATACGGATATGAATCCGGTCCTCCTCAAGCCAAAAGGCGACTGTGTATCGCAGGTGGTGCTCAACGGGCGCCCGTACAAAGATGTTGCGATCACGGATTACTATAAAGAGACCCCCGAGCTTCTCAAAAAAGCACTTGAATCCTATCATAGATTGAAATCCACGTATGGCGAGGTGGTGATTGAAGGGGCGGGGGGTGCAGCAGAGCTCAATCTCTATGACCGGGATATCGCCAATACGCTGCTGGCAAAAAACCTCCGGGTCCCGATTATTCTTGTGGCGGACATTGAGCGGGGCGGGGTGTTTGCCCAGGTCTATGGGACACTCACGCTCCTTCCCGAAGAACTCAAACCGCTGGTAAAAGGCATTATTATCAATAAGTTCAGGGGAGACCCCACGATCTTTGAACCCGGCATAAAAAAGATCGAGGAGTTGACCGGGGTTCCGGTACTCGGGGTTGTCCCGTACTTCAGCCTGCCCCTGCCCAGCGAGGATTCGCTTTCGATTGGTGATAAAAAAGCCGGGCCAAATGGCGTAAGGATTGCCGTTATCCGTCTCCCCCGGATCTCAAATTTCACCGATTTCGAGCTGCTGGAATGTCATGCCGCTGTTGACTATGTGGCGCCCGGTTCATCGCTTGCAGGGTATGACTGTATCATTATTCCCGGCACCAAGAATACGATCGAAGACCTTTCGGTCCTTTTCCAGACCGGAACCGATCGCGAGATTAAAAATGCCCGGAAACTGGGTGTTCCTGTTATCGGGATCTGCGGGGGATACCAGATGCTGGGCCGGCAGCTCATCGATGCCGGTTTTGAGTCCGCAGCAGGGACCTACGAAGGGCTCGGGCTGCTTGACGGAATCACGCATTTCTCTTCCTATGACAAGACCACGACCCAGGTGACCCGTACCGCATGTGCCGTGCCACCAATACTATCTGCCATGGGTGAAATCACCGGTTATGAGATCCACATGGGGGTGACCGAGCCCGGTCGCGATGCGGAAGCATTGCACGGTGATGGCCGGGTGAGTGAGGACGGTCTGGTCTTTGGCACGTACATGCACGGGCTGTTCCAGAACCCGTCTGCAGCAAATGCCCTCCTCGCATTTCTCTCCGCAAAGAAAGGAATCCTATTTGAACCGATACCACTCTGCTCTGCGGATCCCTATGAGGTGCTGGCTGACCTGTTTGAAAAGCATGTGGATATGGATGCGATCCAGGCGATGCTGACATTATAG
- a CDS encoding mannose-1-phosphate guanyltransferase has protein sequence MKVCIMCGGEGTRLRPLTFERPKPCIPIVNRPSIHHLVSHLSNLGFREVVLTLGYMGKAIEEALGDGSLFGVDITYVHEESKLGTAGSVKNAQKHLDGQDFLVVGGDHVTDLNVLEFYRSHQKQKCTASIGLISIDDPGEYGIAEIDVSYEIKRFKEKPAPGEIFSNLASTGMYVCSPEVFDHIPSGTRYDFARDLFPSLMESGHSIKGWLARGNWTDVGSPHSLRQAERWKLQDLTFTDIIGNLSMHGAQVQGPVQLGDSITLGKNTKVIGPVSIGPGTTIGDNVLIGPYTSMGDKCIIRNNSKIFSSSLYNRVIVGANSSISGSIIDNDTHIGDHCSIENDTVIGPRVVLRDHVVVHSKTRLWPEVVVPDGMIVKEHVLNEKFDLRYDGS, from the coding sequence ATGAAGGTGTGTATTATGTGCGGGGGCGAAGGCACCCGGCTCCGCCCGCTCACGTTTGAACGGCCAAAACCCTGTATTCCGATTGTTAACCGCCCGTCAATTCACCATCTCGTTTCACACCTGTCGAACCTGGGTTTCCGGGAAGTTGTCCTCACCCTTGGCTATATGGGAAAAGCTATCGAAGAAGCGCTGGGGGATGGCTCACTATTTGGCGTCGACATTACGTACGTGCACGAGGAATCCAAGCTGGGAACTGCCGGGAGCGTGAAAAACGCCCAGAAACATCTCGATGGCCAGGATTTCCTTGTGGTGGGTGGTGACCATGTCACTGACTTAAATGTGCTCGAGTTTTACCGCTCGCACCAGAAACAGAAGTGTACGGCATCCATTGGTCTCATCTCGATTGACGATCCGGGAGAGTACGGTATTGCCGAGATCGATGTGAGCTACGAGATAAAACGGTTCAAGGAAAAACCGGCGCCCGGTGAGATCTTCTCGAACCTTGCCAGTACCGGTATGTACGTGTGCAGCCCGGAGGTTTTCGATCATATCCCGTCAGGCACCCGGTATGATTTTGCCCGCGACCTGTTTCCCAGCCTGATGGAGAGCGGACACAGTATCAAGGGCTGGCTTGCCCGCGGCAACTGGACGGATGTGGGGAGCCCGCACTCGCTCCGCCAGGCTGAGCGCTGGAAATTGCAGGATCTCACGTTCACCGACATCATCGGGAACCTCTCCATGCATGGCGCACAGGTGCAGGGGCCGGTCCAGCTTGGGGATTCGATCACGCTGGGAAAGAATACCAAGGTTATCGGCCCGGTTTCTATCGGCCCGGGAACTACTATTGGCGATAACGTCCTGATTGGACCCTATACCAGCATGGGTGACAAATGTATCATCCGTAATAATTCCAAGATCTTTTCCTCATCGCTCTACAACCGGGTCATTGTCGGGGCGAACAGCTCCATTTCGGGCAGCATTATAGACAATGATACCCATATCGGGGATCATTGCAGTATCGAAAACGACACCGTGATCGGACCCCGCGTGGTGCTGCGGGATCATGTGGTTGTCCATTCCAAGACGCGCCTCTGGCCTGAAGTAGTTGTCCCGGACGGGATGATTGTAAAAGAACACGTACTCAATGAGAAATTTGACCTGCGGTATGACGGGTCGTAA